One Synechocystis sp. LKSZ1 genomic window, ATAGTCTCGGCAAGTTCCCGATTTCAACCGCAGAGTTTCACCGGGGGATTGGGTTCCTTCTGTCTCCCTGGCTTGGTAGGTCAAGTTGTTTCTAATGCTATCCATCATGTATTGTAGCACGTTGAGGGTATCATCCTGATCACCGGCAACGAAGCTTTTGGCCCAAGCGGCAAGACAACCATCAGGATCTTCGGCATGGGGACGCATATATCGAGACAGATCGAGCCATTCATCTGGAGTATATTGCACTGGAATTTCGATGGCACGGGCATCTAAAGGAAATTCAGCGATCGCCTTTATGCCAAAATGTTCAGCACGCAACCAGCCAGTGACACTCAGCTCTTGGGCCGGTTCGCTAAAGGTAATTGTTGCCACATTGTTGGAGAGGGTATCCATTGTCCAGCGGATTTTGGCAGGAATATTGGTTGTCAGCGAGTAACTCAAAATCTGTTCGCCATAGCTGGCACTGGGCAAGAAGATGGCGCGATGTTCGCCGAAGGTAACCGGCTTGCGATAACGGTAAGTCGTTATATGTTCTAAGTCATAAATAACAGTCATGAGTTTCACCCATAATCTAAATGTCCTACATTATCCAAAAACCCTGATGAGCCAGGGCTAATGTTCGGCAAAAGGCTGGGAGGCGAATAAATTCAGTCCCAACTGTTGAGAAAGAAAACGAGTCACCAGCTGGCCTTTAACGCTGTTGCCAGCCTCGTCGAGGGGGGGAGCGAAAATCCCTAGCCCGCCTTTACCCGGAGAAACCGTGACCATCCCGCCACTGACACCACTCTTGCCGGGTAGACCCGTTTCATAGAGCCAGTCGCCAGAATTTTCGTAGAGTCCGGCGGTGACCATTACCGCTAAAACGTGCTGGCAGTGGATGGCATCAATAATGGGTTCTTTGGTTAACGGGTTTACGCCCCCATTGGCCAGGGTTGCTGCCATGACGGCCAAATCCTTAGCGGTTACGTTGAGAGAACATTGTTTAGTGTAAACATCGGTCGCTTCAACGGGGTCGAAGAAGATACGATCATAGGCCTGGAGGAGTTTGGCAATGCCTTGGTTCCGTTGATTGGTGGCGGCTTCAGACTGATAGACTTCCTCGTTAAGGGATAGGGTTCTGCCAGCAAATCTGGATAGTCCATCGTGAATAAATTGCCACTTCTGGGCCGCTGTTTGACCGGGGGCCAGACTGGTGGCGGCGATCGCTCCGGCATTAACCATAGGATTGCTTGTCCCTTCATCAATGCGTTCAATGGCAATCACAGAATTAAAGGGCAGACCAGTGCTTCTGACGCCGAGCTTATCGCGGGCCTCATCTTCACACCTAACCGAGGCTGGACTTTGATGGAGGCGGTCATCGTGGCCCTGATGGTGGGTATCCTCTCTGCCATGGGCTTTCCCAGTTTCTTGCAGATGATGGCGAAACAGGCCCTCAAGGAGGATCTCCATGAGGTCAAGGGGGCCTTGCAGGAGATTCAGCGGGTGGCCATCAAGAAGAGCATCACTTGCCAAGTCACTATCACTAGCCATACTGTCCAGGCCTCGCCGGTTGGTTGTCTCCCTTCCGCCGTGGACTTGGATGATAACACCCATCTAGAACTGGTCAATTTTCCAGGCCCTGGCCTCCAGGTCAGTTATCGTGGCACATTCCACATTGGTGGCGGTGATAATCTTATTCTCTTTCATCACTCCCAGACTTCCCAGAAGTATTGTCTGGCCCTCTCTGAACCATTGGGCCTGCTCCAACCTGGGATTTGGTCAGATTCTGCCTGTTCGGCCCAGTGGTAATTGTTTCGTCCGGCTCTGCCCAGCTTTGAAATAACAAGGTCTAACCCCTCATCCCCCCACTAGAGTTGATCAAGTTTTGTTGCAGAGTTGTATCAGTCTGAGAAATCAGAGCTATTTTTCTGGAAATAGCACCTTCTAGTACTGGATTTTCCGCTCAAAGAAGGTCATTTTTAGTACGCTAATATGTCTAACACGCTTTGGAGAGTGTTAGACGGAAAGCTTCTTCCTAATCTCTAGTTATACCCTTTAGCTGAGGAAAGTGATTGATTGAGAGCGAATAAAGTCAACCAAGCTATGTTTAATTTAATACCCTATGATTCTGATATTCAGACCGATTCTGGCTAATTCGGGATTACCATTCACAATGGGGTTCATCCCAGTTAAGATAGTACACACAGGCTAGGGGGAGAAAGACGGTTGAAATAGGCACATTGAAGGCGTCAGATTAGACTAAGTTGATATGAACTCTTTCAAGTGGGATGCACCTCTGTTGCCCCCCCAATCACCGCCAAAATCGCAATCATCATGATGCTCAAAAATGGATGCTCTACCCCTTTGCGCCTACGGGGGTCTTCTAGTTCAGCAAATTAAGATTCCCACTGCTGTTGTACCGATTTAGCGTTGAGAGCCGCCGGCAATGGTTGCGGGGAACGCTGTCGATGGGCTGAGTCTTGGAATGAGGCAAAACCGTTTGCCATAGGACATCTCAGGGATTCTGGGCAGGGTTGTTCCTTAGCATATTACTAGCTCTTTGTTCTTGCGCTTACCCTGACTAGTTAGACTTGCCGACACCTTGGCTCCATAAAGTTCTCCTAGCTGAGCAATGATGTCCCGAACGGAGCTTTGACCTAAATCTAGTGTTTTGACTAAGTTTTAGGCTATTGTCTGTTCAAAATGTGCCTAAGTCCTATTTAGGATAGCCGAGTGGTGAGCATCCAGGTGTAAATGGCAATCACAACCATGGCAAGGCCAAGAATAGTGTCCCGTCGTGATGTTAACCATTGCATTAGCGTTGCTAGAGCAGTGCGTCGTTCCTGAGCCAATTCTGCCATTAATTCAGCGACTTTTGTATCCACTTCCTGGAGGGGAATTTTGCCCTCTTGGTAGGCGACGTCTAATTCATCTAATTTGCGCCAGTAGGTTTTGGTTGCTTCAAAAAGAGAGGGAAACATAGTTTTGGAATAACGAAAATAGGGTGAAAAGATTATGGCGATGATCACACAAGCAAAAGCCGTTCCAGAGCTGCACCAATCACGTAATGATCCTTATCGTGCTGGAGTTCGGCGAGGGCCGCCTTGGCCTCTGGGTGCTCAAAGTAACCAAGGCTTCTGGCGACTTGAGCACGAATATCCGCTGATTCCACCGTTGCCAGAGGTAACAACACCGCAAGAGCGCCCTCCTCTGAGGAGGTTCCACTGAGGTCGGCCAAATAGGCGAGCGCCGCTTGTTGGACGAAGATGTCATCATCGGCAATGCCCCATTGACAAAGCTGTAACAAAATTTCTGAATGGTCAAAGGCAGAGACAGCAGCCAGAATACTTTGCCGTACTAGCCAATGAGTATCTTGTTCAAATAAATTTAATAGAAAAGGAAGAGAGCACTCGCCAAATTTGGCCAAGGAGTTTGCCGCTTCAGCCCGGACATTGGGGTCGTTTTCGTACTCAATGAGAGTAATCAGAGCTTCAAAGGCACTTTCTGTGTTCTGACGACCCAAGCCCCCTGCCACCAGGGAACGAATAATAAATTCTTTGTCGCACATACGTCGCTTGAGTAAGGGAACCGCTACTCCCGGCGAACAATGTCTCAATTCGGCGATCGCCGCCATGCGTTCTGCTGGATTAGGACTATCAATACGAGATTCTAGGTTGGCTGAGTCCATGGTTGAAATTAATGAATTTACATATCGTTACACACCAGTTTACAAAACTTTACTGAATATTGGGGGGAATTACACAAAAAAATAAAGGTTAATCACCTTATTTCGGACGGGATTTCTTGGCTGGCAAGCTTTGATACCTCATTTTCCTAGATTTCTCTGGTCTAAAACCCATGGATGCTAGATGCCACTATGGCGATCTCCTTCACATAATTCAAGATAAATCTCAGATTAGGGGTGGAATTTCTCATCTATGGCACTCCAGCCTTAGCATTACGATAAAAAGAGCAGGTCAGTTTTCTGTGTCTTTCGACCTATACACGTACTCAATCAGCCATGGCCGCCGATACCCAAACTTCTAACAATCCAGACCCCGATAGAGACAGAGAAATTTTTTTAGAGGCGATCGCCGGACGGAAATTTACCTTAGCCGATGTCATTGGTCAGGCGGGGGGAGATTTTTTGAAAGGGGAATCTCCTGTACCAAAGTTAGTGCAACTCAAGACAGAGTTAAAAGCCTTCCTGCGTGAAGAACTCCAAGATTCTAGTGGTGCATTGTTATTGGTTCTACAAAATGATGTAGATGAAGCGGATGCACTTATTAGTCAATCTTTTGAGCGTCCCTTAGTAGCGCTACAAAAATATTTAGAAGATACCTTGGCCCATCCTGAAAAATTATATGAATTGGTGCGACAAACTGATTTTCGGTGGGGACAGCTCTATGGCTCACGACCGCATTTTAATACACCAGGGCAGACCCCTCACCCTGAAGATGAATATACCCACGAATCCGTCAAGCAACAATTAGAGTATTTGCTTGGTGTCATAAAAAAACGACTTGCTCCAGCAGAGCAACAAGAAAGCTAAAGAGTCTCAGGGACGGACACAAGTGCTTGAAAGCGATATTATCCCTCTTGCGTCAGAACGGAGAAGTCGATTTTTTGAAAATTGTCGAAAGCTTTGAGCGAAAAGGGTTTTAGGCAATATACTAAATCTTATCAGTAATAAGAGGGCAAAATACCTTCAAATGCCAGCAATTCTTGGTTTAATACGCTTGTTCTAAAGCAGGTGCCTAAACAAGCCGCTTTGCTCAATTTCCCGAACGACGTAATAAGGGTTTCAGTTACTTGAAGAAGTTGAAAGTCGACAATTTAGTGAGAATCATTTTCATAATGAGAATTTCTGCAAAAGCCAAAATATCGATGTCAATTAGCTATCATCATTTTGGCTATTCTAATTGGCCTCTTAACCCTGTTTTCCGTTCCACTGCACCTCAAACCCCATATCCAGGCCTCGCCGGCTGGTTGCCTCCCTTACACCTTGAACTTGGATGATAACACCCATCTAGAACTGGTCAATTTCCCAGGCCCTGGCCTCCAGGTCAGTTATCGCGGCACGTTCCACATCGGCGGCGGGGATAATCTCATCCTTTTCCATCACTCCCAAACTTCTCAGAAGTATTGCCTGGCCCTTTTTGAACCATTGGGCCTGCTCCGGCCTGGGGTTTGGTCGGGCTCCATCTGTTCGGCTCAGTGATGATCGTTGCGTCCTGCCCTTGGCCGGCCGCGTTCAAGTTTCGCCCGGCTCTGCCCGGCTTTGAAATAACAAGGTCTAACCCCCCATCCCCCCCCTCATCGGGGGGCTACCTGTATAAGCACTGCCACGCCAGGTTTGGCCATTCTACCTACGGGGTCAAGGGTGCCTCCGGCATCAACTCACCTTCCGTTGCCCCCGCTTTCCCTTGGCCCTGCGGGGCTATGGTGGGGGCCTTGGTTATCAGATTGCTCGCCCTTGTCTCCCTTCGGTCTCCTTAACCGCGTTGTTTCTGGCGGTTTTGGCCATGTTCGCTTTGTTTTTGTTTGCTGTTTGGTTCTGCTTCGTTTCCTGTTTGCTCCGTCGTCCTGTTCCTCGCCTTGTGCCGGGGGTCATTCCGCCTGGTGGGTTCCCGCTTCCGCCCTCTGTCGTTTCCGGATGTTGCCTGCTTCGTTCTGCCTCTGGGCGTTCGCTCTCTGGTGGGGCTTTGTCTTCTCGGGTCGCTCGCTTGCGTCGGCTTTCGGTTTTGGTCTAGTTTTTCTCGCGGGGCCTCCGGGCCTCGTTTTTTTATGCGTGTCGACCGGGCCTAGAATTGAGATTTCAGGGCCAGTCAAATTGTTCTGGGAACTCAAATCAGTGCCAACCTGGTTTTGCAACGGACAAAAGCTGGTCAAGGGCTAATGCAGTGTCTGAAAAAGACTCGTCAGAAAAATGTGTGTTTATCTGACATAGTAACAACATGCTTCTAGCTAGGTCTTATTCTGCATCCATAACTTTTCCTTTTAAGAGTGTTTTAAGATTGTGAATCTTAGGCTGTACACACAGGGGCAGTGGGGTCTGTATAATCACTTATCAATGATGCGGTTTAGTCAATGGTAGGTTCTGCTAATGAAGAGTATAATCAATCGTGTTTTTCAAGAGCTACAACGTACAGAAGACTCTACTCTCCCTCTTTTGTTGGCGAGTCGTGCTACCCACATTTGTGGCACAACTGACCCTCAGGAAACCTTTGAAACTGTTCTTTCTAATATTCAAACTGCCCGTCAGTTGGGTTATATCGAAAAAATGGTTGATGGAAATGCCCTCTGTGACCGCTACGTTAATCTAGTGCATTCTGTAGAACTCGAAGGATACGCCAGTAAAGCGGATTGGTTCAGAGAAGAGATCATCCAACGGATGTATGACCTTAAACTGCATTCGCTGATCCATTCCTACTTCGGGGCCTACGAAATCAACTGGATGCATCATACCGTTGTGGAACGAGTATTGTCGGTTGATCTTGCGGAATCGAATTTGTGCTTGGCTTTTTAAAAATAGGGAACACTAAGGTGATAGTTTCTTGGGAATAACCAATCAGCCCCGGCTATGGTCGGGGTTTTCTACTAGTCAGTCAAAACCCCCTAGGGAATCCCTGAGGTTTGGGCCGATAAATCCCCAAAACAGTTAAAAAATTTGCCGGGCCTGGTTCTTTGTTCCCAGTTTTGTTATGAATTTTTTCCCTACACCTGCGGTCTCTCGCCCTATCCCCTCCTTGCTTAGAAGAGAAAAGGAGATTGGAATATATAGCCAATTCGATTAAGAGTGGGACAGTTGGTTATGAAATTCCGTTACAATGACTGCTGGACTCCTTTCGGAAAAAACTGATTATGGCTCACAGCCTTGATTCGCGACAAAAGGTCATTAACTTTATCGAAGCTGGTGGTAGTGTAACAAAAGCGGCGCAAATATTCAAGGTCGGCAGATCTAGCATTTATCGATGGCTTGATAGGGAAGACCTTGCTCCCACCAAGGTAGAGCATCGTAAGAAAAAAGTAGACATTAAAGAACTCGAAGAAGATGTAAAGAAAAATCCCGACATCCCCTTGAAGGAACGAGCCCAGAAATTCGGTGTTACTTCAAGTTCTCTGTGCTACAGATTTAAGAAGATGAAAATCACGCAAAAAAAAACAACTTCGCTATCAAGAAAGAAATCACGGTGAAAGAGCAAAATACTATAGAGAGCTAAGAGAGTTGGTGAAGATTTACGGTATTGCAAGCCTGGTGTTTATAGATGAAGCGGGGTTTGAGGAGTTTGTATCATCGATATATGGATGGTCAAAAAGAGGGAAAAGAATCTATGGAGAAAAGCAGGGTAGAAGAGGAAAGAAAGAAAATTTAGTGGCAGGAAGAAGAAAAGGAGTAAAAGACTTTATAGCGCCAATGTTATTTATGGGGAGTCTAAATGCAGAAGGGTTTGAGGCAGAAGTGTTGAATGTTAGAAGAAAATCAAAAAGGTAAAGCCCCTAAACTTGTATAATTAGGGGCACAAAATCAAAATAACTGAATATGATTATATCAAACTTTCCTCAAGTTGTGCAAAAGCATCTGGGTCACTTGCCCAAAAAGGATTATCCAGAACTGGACACCTTTAAGTTTGTCTCAATTTGGCTAAGTTTCGTGCTAGACCAAAGCCAAACAAGCATGAGAAGTCAATTCAAGAGATTAAACGCGAGAGGAGAGTCAGTAGATATATCGACCTTCTCAAAAGCAAGTAAAAAGCGAAACCCAAAGGTTTTTAAAGAAATATTAAAAAAGCTAAAAAAAGAAGTAGAAGTCTCTCGAGAACCAGAAAAAAGGGAACTGGTTTTGTTTCCACTGGACTCAACAGTGATATCGTTAACGAGCAAATTATTATGGAGACAAGGACATCATCAGGTAAAACTATTTAGTGGGATTAATTTAGACACAGGAGCCCCAGGAGGAATAGTAATTAATTTTGGTCAAGGGCATGATAGTAAATATGGGAATGAAACGATAGAAGCAACGCCAGAGAATGGAGTTGGGATAATGGATAGAGGATTTTGTAGTCTAGCAAGAATAGCAAAACTGCAAGAAGAGAAAGAGCGTTACTTTGTGTTAAGAACAAAGAACAATATAAGCTTAAATATGCTGGAAAATGGAAAGTATGAAATAGGAAGTGGGAAGGAAAAGCTAGAAGGAAGAGTAGTAGTATTTAGTGATAGAGAAGAAAGAACAGAGTTTAGGTTGGCAACAAATTTACCAGAAGAGGGAGAGGGAGGAATAAGTAATGAAGAGATAGCTGAGTTTTATCGATTGCGTTGGCAAATAGAACTATTATGGAAGTTCTTAAAAATGCACTTAAAGTTGGACAGGCTAATCACTAAAAATACAAACGGAATAGAGATTCAGATTTATAGTTGCCTGATTGGATATTTAATGTTGAGATTGGTAAGAATTCCGAAAGAGTTTGGGGAATCTTTATTAGATAAGCTACGGTATTTACAGGCATTTATGTGTGAAAAAATAAGTTATGTACACTGGCTAAGAGAGTTAGTGGTAAATTGTTGAATCTGGGCTTTTACAGAATCGTTGTGTCTATTCCTTGGTGGTTCAAATAAACCATTCAATATTTCTGGGGCACAAGGTATTATTTCTGCCGACATACTCACCTGATTTAAATGACATTGAACATGACTTTGGGGCGTTGAAGAGAGCAAGAATCAATGCCAATGGAGAGAAAAGTATTGACGAAATCATCCGTGAATATTGTGCCAGTTAGTGCCCCATTCTTATTTGAATTGGCTATATCTTTTCGGGGGGTTATGCAAAAAAACAGTAAAGAGCGCTAGGGTCTAAAAAAAGAGCATTATTTTTAAGGTGCATCTCTTTGAATAAAAGTCGCATCATCTCTGAAAAGTGTACTTTCTGTAAATCCACTAAATTTATCAAGCCAAAGTTCAAAGTTTCGGTGTCGAATATAATGCCCTGGATAATTATTTGACTCAAAGGATATTCCTCCTTTAGAACTCAATCCATTTTTCGGACAAAAAGTTGCATCTTGCTTAAAAAGATTACTATTATCATTAGCAGATAGAATTACACGATAGTTCCTGTGCCTTAGAAAGTGATTGGGAAAGTTTTTTGATTCTAAAGAAATACAATTAGGGTTTGCCAATCCTGTTATTATACGAAAGCTAGAATCTAGTTTATCTAAATCAGTTTTTATCGGTTCAATATACCCAAGATAGTTTCTATGACGGATATATCGCTCAGGGTAATTCACTGATTGGTAACGAACGTAGGAGCCTTGAGCTTGAACTTCCTTGGATTCAAAAAAACTAGCTATAGGAGATATAGCTAAAGCTAGGGTTAAACTAAATAGAGGAAAGAAATGTAGAATTTTCATTTCATTTATTTTTTAATTTTATTAGAGTTTGACTAACTATGGTATCTAGTAGACTATCTAGAAATTTTTATTCGATACCGCGTTATATGGTATAGTATATTCACTGAATAATCGAATGTTATATATTAAATATTTTGTATTATTTTTATACACTATTCTTTATCACTCCAGTAGATCCTATCGCCATGCTATTGATTTCTAGTTTACCCTTAGTTGCTGTCAATTGTCAGTAGCGGCACAGCAAATGCTAAATCGAAGGCATGATTTTGTATTCATCTTTTAACAATGGATGTAGCGCTAAAATAATGACTGGAAAAGGATTTACAAACCTGCTCCCAGAATTCACACTTGAGTTTGAAGACAGTCCTCAGAAACGAATCTGACGGATCTAATAGTTCCAATATCCTCTTAAACCTGTAAAAGGAGATTTTTGACTCCTCCGTTAAAGAATGACAAAGTATTTCTATCACTAATTACTCCAGGATCTTTATGGAGTCAGAGAACCGTTTTCTATTTCTGCTTATCATCGTCGTGAGCTGTCTTTTTGCAGCTGGACTGGTGATTGTTAATCTTATCGGTTGGCTATCAGCCCAGACTTCACCGGCTTCGATTACTAAATTACCCAGCTCTCCGATACCTTTTTCTCCACTGGAACCATCAGATTGGCAAGTCTTGGAGGTTCTAGCAGGCAATCGTATTAAGATGCTTCACAAAGATCAAGAGATGATCGTCAAATTAGCCTGTATCTTGGACAAACCCGACCCGACCCTAGCTCGTCATGCTACTGATCGCTTGCGTGGGCTGACTCATTTGGGGAATCCAACTTTCCAGGTCACTGAGCTGGGTCTGGATACCGATGGTGCTCTCTTAGTAGAACTCTGGATCTCCCAGTATGGCAATGCCCCACAACTTGTTCAAGCGATTTTGGCAGGGGGTAGCTATGTTAGCGTCTCTCCCCAAGCTGATGTGTTGTGCCCCAACGCGCCTCGAATGGTAGAAGCTCAACGTAATGCCGAGAAACGTCACCAATCTCCCCGGATTATTCATTTTTAGGCCAAAATTCTTTTGCACCAATAATCCAAATACATACAACAGTACTTAACTACCAATCAAAACAAACACATTAAATCTAGGCAAATAACAACCCTAGCGGATGGAAATTTTTAATTGGTAGCTGGCATTCCCCCGAGTGCCACCGACGACCACCCAGTATTGACCGGAACGGGGAAGCTTACCCTGCCAGCGACTGGCGTCATCCGTTTCTCCTGCGCCGGGTAGGGTTTGCCCCACAATCTCGTCGCCTTTTTGCCGAGCGCCTGGTGCATAGATCTGAAACACGGCATTATTTTCTACCGAGGAAAGATCGAGGGCCATGGTTTGTCCACCCTTGGCCCCCAGGGCGTAGATGCTTCGTTCCCCCCGGATAACGCTCCCTTTGACTGTTGTTCCGGAAGTACCCGGAGCAAATTTAACGGTTTGTATCGGATTGGCAGCAATGAGGGCCGGGGTGAGTAAGAGACTGGTAATCAGCGAAAGACCGAGATAGGGAGACAGGTTCATAGCTAATCAGTCTTGTTGGGCTAGTTCGTAACATAACACGGCTGATGCAAGATCAAGAGGAAACGGGACTGTTTTTTAATGACGGATATAGCCCTAAAACTCTGACTGCTTTCTATTTCTACAGGTAATTTAGAGGAAAGAGTATTTGCCTTGTCATGAGTCAGTGCCTTAATCCTGATTGCTTTGCCACCGTTCTCGACCACCACCGCTTTTGCCAGAAGTGTGGCCAGTCCGTTTTCCTGAGAGAA contains:
- a CDS encoding transglutaminase family protein; protein product: MTVIYDLEHITTYRYRKPVTFGEHRAIFLPSASYGEQILSYSLTTNIPAKIRWTMDTLSNNVATITFSEPAQELSVTGWLRAEHFGIKAIAEFPLDARAIEIPVQYTPDEWLDLSRYMRPHAEDPDGCLAAWAKSFVAGDQDDTLNVLQYMMDSIRNNLTYQARETEGTQSPGETLRLKSGTCRDYAWLMIEALRRLGLACRFVSGYLYDAALDGGEVGMIGSGATHTWLQVYLPGAGWRNYDPTNQITAGFDLIPVAIARHPGQVIPLSGFWFGDAQDYLGMEVNVSIRKLGTLPEFEEGKSG
- the glsA gene encoding glutaminase A, with the protein product MEILLEGLFRHHLQETGKAHGREDTHHQGHDDRLHQSPASVRCEDEARDKLGVRSTGLPFNSVIAIERIDEGTSNPMVNAGAIAATSLAPGQTAAQKWQFIHDGLSRFAGRTLSLNEEVYQSEAATNQRNQGIAKLLQAYDRIFFDPVEATDVYTKQCSLNVTAKDLAVMAATLANGGVNPLTKEPIIDAIHCQHVLAVMVTAGLYENSGDWLYETGLPGKSGVSGGMVTVSPGKGGLGIFAPPLDEAGNSVKGQLVTRFLSQQLGLNLFASQPFAEH
- a CDS encoding HEAT repeat domain-containing protein, giving the protein MDSANLESRIDSPNPAERMAAIAELRHCSPGVAVPLLKRRMCDKEFIIRSLVAGGLGRQNTESAFEALITLIEYENDPNVRAEAANSLAKFGECSLPFLLNLFEQDTHWLVRQSILAAVSAFDHSEILLQLCQWGIADDDIFVQQAALAYLADLSGTSSEEGALAVLLPLATVESADIRAQVARSLGYFEHPEAKAALAELQHDKDHYVIGAALERLLLV
- a CDS encoding IS4 family transposase; its protein translation is MISNFPQVVQKHLGHLPKKDYPELDTFKFVSIWLSFVLDQSQTSMRSQFKRLNARGESVDISTFSKASKKRNPKVFKEILKKLKKEVEVSREPEKRELVLFPLDSTVISLTSKLLWRQGHHQVKLFSGINLDTGAPGGIVINFGQGHDSKYGNETIEATPENGVGIMDRGFCSLARIAKLQEEKERYFVLRTKNNISLNMLENGKYEIGSGKEKLEGRVVVFSDREERTEFRLATNLPEEGEGGISNEEIAEFYRLRWQIELLWKFLKMHLKLDRLITKNTNGIEIQIYSCLIGYLMLRLVRIPKEFGESLLDKLRYLQAFMCEKISYVHWLRELVVNC
- a CDS encoding AbfB domain-containing protein, whose protein sequence is MKILHFFPLFSLTLALAISPIASFFESKEVQAQGSYVRYQSVNYPERYIRHRNYLGYIEPIKTDLDKLDSSFRIITGLANPNCISLESKNFPNHFLRHRNYRVILSANDNSNLFKQDATFCPKNGLSSKGGISFESNNYPGHYIRHRNFELWLDKFSGFTESTLFRDDATFIQRDAP